The sequence tgatgttgtgggggtggaactggactctctgacggtggtgtctgaaaagaggatgctgcccaagatgcatgccatcttggacaatgtctcccatccactccataatgtactggttaggcacaggaatacattcagccagagactcaatTCACCGAgatgcataggaagtcattcctgcctgtggccatcaaactttacaactcctccctcggaatgtcagccgctctgagccaataggctggtcctggacttatttccacttgtcataatttacttagtattatttcattacttctggttttattttgctatatttctactctattcttggttggtgtaacTGTAACAAAAaccaatttccttcgggatcaataatgtatgTCTGGCTATCTGTCtatatcacaagatgctggaagtaaagaagaaataaaaagtagaattggtattaccaaaaccaacttccaaaaaacgatttttaccaacagacacaaTTCTATGATAACACGGTTTAGGCTACTAAAATGtgacatctggtcaatcttgctgtatgcttcaGAAACATGGACTGGAAACACCGGAACTCCAAAGAAACTTCGAAGCAACAGAAATACggtttcttagaagaatgctgaaaatatcatataggaatagggtaactaatgagatAATGCTCCAACGTGCCCATACAAAAAGCTCTTTAATAAGAACTTTAAGTGAGTGGAAACTTAAAATACTGCAAATTAAATGGGACCAATTccaaagggggtggggtgggtgagtctgggactttgtgaaggagccctaactccatcctcctcattcctcattccccttttcccttctcactcccctccctcacacactgtgtctgtgtgtgagagactgtCTGCGCAGTCGCACTCCATCAACGATGTGCTCTCCCCCCCAACACAGTCGCACTCCTCTGCACACAACAATCCTCACCAGCTCagaagatccaaaaatcttatacactccctcctgcaccaactccttagccatgtgttaaacggTATAATCTTCCGAttcctggcacgtggcacagatgacagtcctgagatcacagccctggatgagctgccctttaacttagcagctcactccctgaactccctttgcagaacctcgttaCTCGACCAGACCATATATCAGAACCTTGCATGCAGGAGACCACATGCCAtcctggaatctcattctcacccacaggacGTCCTATCAGTTCCCTGAAGGAATGAataacctctgaccacagctcgcctcttctccacccttccctcctcagtctcagagccagactaagtgccagagaccctgttgctgtgaCCTTCCTTTACTTGGTCATCCCCACCATCCCTGACTGTACCTAAAGTGATATCTGTGTTGTTCAGGGGGATGGACACAGGGGTAAACTGGTCTCGCTGTTTCCCACTTTACccttcctgactgttacccagtttcctgtgccgtGCTTCTTGGATGCAACTACATCTCAAATGTCCAACCTATCACCCCTTcaacctcccgaatgatctggagttcatccagtttcagctGCAACTCCGTAATGTGGATTGTTTGGAACTGAAGCTGGATgcccttctcacaggtgtagttatcagggacacaggagggacccctgccttcccacatcccgcaagaggagctttCCATTAGCctgcctgacatctccactgttctGAGCAAATGAAAAGGGGGCAAAAAAATTCTACCTTTGGCatgattttgccttctctgactgaaggctctcctcactgaaacctaaagaGGTAAAGCCGGAAAGTCTCCGctctaactctgtccactccaacagtGACCGCTCCACTTGCTCCTGCCTGACTTGTTCTTGATAATCAACCCTAAATACAGATTGGCCACTGCTGAAAGCTCAAAAATAACCTGCCCTGAACCACTGCCTTTAATACTCGGTCggtgaacctgagtgaattacGTCCTCTCAAGCTTCTGATCTCTCCGATTCACGTTGGGTCAAAGCTTGGTTGGGGGACACaaggatgaatgactgactgaaaCCCATCCcatagtctgagcaggtgaccaccctcaccacagcgtgaacccaccactgtctctgcagcgtggataagtgtgtgaatgccttcccacagtctgagcaggtgaccaccctccccacagtgtgaacccaccactgtctctgcagtgtggatcagtgtgtgaatgccttcccacagtctgagcaggtcaaCATCCTCTCACTGCTGAAAACAGTCCGGTGTGTCGGTAGGTGAGATGAAAGTGTGAATCCCTTCTGACAATCTGAGGAAGGTGAACAGTTTCTCCcgagtgtgaactaactgatgctccttcagttgagatggctgaatgaatcccttcccacagtctgagcagtcgAATAACTTctactcactgtgaacctgttgatgttttttaaaatgaggtgattgagtgaatcccttcccacattcagagcagtcGAATAACTTCTGCTCACTGTGAACCTGTTGATGTTTTTTAAAATGAggtgattgagtgaatcccttcccacattcagagcagatgaacggcctttccccagtgtgaacaaacCGGTGTCTCTGCAgcatggatgactgagtgaatcccttcccacattcggagcaagtgaatggcctgtCCCACGCGTAGACTAACTGATGGGTCAGCAGAGAAGATGACTgggagaatcccttcccacagtcggagcaggtgaacggcctctccccagtgtgaagccGCTGGTGTTCCAGTAGGTGAGATGATCGACTGAATCTtgtcccacattcagagcagcagaacggcttctccccagtgtgaacttgctggtgggtGTCTCTGCAGCATGCATGAGCGAGTGAAACcgttcccacaatctgagcaggtggacagcctctccccagtgtgaattcgttgaTGCATTTTCAAGTCAGATGACTGTGTGAattctttcccacagtctgagcagctgaatggcttctccccagtgtgaattctgtTGTGCTTCAAAAAtgtagatgaccgagtgaatcccttcccacattcagagcagctgaatggtttctccccagtgtgaactcgctgatacACCTTCAGTTGAGAAGACCAAGTGAATttattcccacattcagagcacgtgaAAGGCCTCTGCCTTGTGTGGactaactggtgtctcagtagtgtggatgagcgagtgaatcccttcccacaatctgagcaggtgaatggccactccccagtgtgaactgactggtgtctctgtagtgtggatgagcgagtgaatcccttcccacagtctaagcacgtgaatggcctctccccagtgtgaactcgctggtgtctctgtagtgtggatgagcgagtgaatcccttcccacagtctgagcaggtgaatggcctctccccagtgtgaactcactgttgtctctgtagtgtggatgagcgagtgaatcccttcccacagtctaagcacgtgaatggcctctccccagtgtgaactcgctgttgTCTCTGGTgtggatgagcgagtgaatcccttccaatcatccgagcaggtgaacggcatcttctcagaatgaactcgctggtgttcgttcagttgagatgattgagtgaatcttttcccacattcagagcaggtgaatggctgtgtgtgaacctgctggtgtcacagttgagtgtgtgaatgccttcccaccgtCCGAGCAGGTCAATATCCCCTCACTGGTGTATTTTTGGATATATCTTCAGCCTCGATGATAGATTGAATTGCTTCCCACAGTCAGAACAGGTGGAGCATCTCTCTGtgctgtgaacttgctgatgtatcttcaggctggatgacaGAGTaattcccctcccacacacagagTGTGAATGGCCTCTCGCCACTGTGAACTCACTGGAGTGTCCGCGGGTAGGCTGTGAGTCTGTTCTCAgcaccccagttccagtggatttcactgagttacaacagaaaacttcatttcagacacaaaatACATTTCCAGCCGGCATGAGATTAACTCTTCATCTCCAAGGATCGATAACAGATGTGTTGGTCTTGCAAAGAAAGTATTTCGTCACTTCTTATATATCTGGACACAGACAGCAAAATTGACATGTTGAGATTCCCGTGCACAAGTGTTCTGCCATTtcaaacctgtaaaaatatttgaAAGGACATCAGTGGGTGAAGAACAATTATTCAGGTGAGGTTTTAGTCTGTCAGGAGCTCTGGCATCACAATGTTATGAAGTTCATCTCACGTtggagctgaagggcttgtactgtgctataaATTTCTATATACTGCTACAAACTCCTCATCTTCTGACAAGGTATATATCAAGCATCCTGACTAACCAACAAATTCTCTGCCTGTATGAGAATAGGGGATTTCTGCCCTCAATTAACTTGTGAGTTGCCTCAATTTGACTCTGTCCATTTGATGTTATTTCAAGTTCTTGTCACGCCCCACAGCACTACAAAAGAGCACTTGTTATTACATGTCTGATCCTGTCGATTTTCTAATGACTTTGATCCCCTCCCAACAAGCGCttgacagtgatgaacccatcgaTGGCAATGCTAACGAACATGAAGGGGATGGTAGTGGTTATTCTCATTGGAATGTGGTAATTTTGCGATGCAAAAGCCACAAGTCTCTTGTCATCGATGACAAATGTGTTTCATACCGTTATTTACCCATAGAGAACAAAAGCTgatggaaggatttttttttgccaaacaGCACTAATTGACAATTTCACTGACTAGAAGGTAGACACTTCATCGGAGATTAACTGGGAAATATACTTTTGTTCCGAGTCCCTAATGCTTGGATTCACATCGTTGGAGTTCGGCAGTGTTTGGGGGATACATCCGCTCCATTTTTCTCCGACTGTACGAGGACAACGCCGACAGCGCTCCgcatggctgcctctttacccagaagCCCCCACGAACTAAAAACCGATCTATCCGCCATCCAAGGAAGGCCAGCGAAGGCGAGGCGCATGCGCCACAGTGATCGCAGCCGCGCCAACGGTCACCAGCCGAAATCTCTCTGGGGCTGAAAAAGACGGAAAAGACCGTGATCTGCCCAGGGGTGTAGGAGTAGTGCGGGCCGGGCTCACAGTAATTGTTCTTCAATCGTGGTTCAAACGCTGATGATTAATGCCCATCCGGAGCCCCCTCTTACCCGCGCCGATCCTCGTGAGCCTCTCGTCTactgagcgcatgcgcgataTCCGGGATCAGCTCAGTCCTCTACGCATGCGCATCAGATTCCGCGTTGCAATTTCTATCATTTTGGCAGCATCATTGAAAAACACACCAAGAAGTGTGCACACTTAACTCAAAATCAAATGTAGAATGAATAATAATGTACCAATTTTCAATAATAATATAGGAAATATTAAAGCAGAGACTATGATGTCTGAACTGTTGTATACGCTTATTCTGTAACAATCCTTCTGACAGCAGAGTTTATTCAAACAGATGATCCGCTGCTTGTTCAGTAGGTCATgcagaggatgtgccagattgtccataatgaATAGCAGTATGTTTCCTGACCTGCGCTCCACCACGTCAACCTTTTTGATGAGTTTGTTCAGTCTTTTTCCATCACCAAgtac is a genomic window of Hemitrygon akajei unplaced genomic scaffold, sHemAka1.3 Scf000067, whole genome shotgun sequence containing:
- the LOC140722012 gene encoding uncharacterized protein, whose amino-acid sequence is MRSVDERLTRIGADCGKGFTRSSTLQRHQSVHTGEWPFTCSDCGKGFTRSSTLLRHQLVHTRQRPFTCSECGNKFTWSSQLKVYQRVHTGEKPFSCSECGKGFTRSSTFLKHNRIHTGEKPFSCSDCGKEFTQSSDLKMHQRIHTGERDTHQQVHTGEKPFCCSECGTRFSRSSHLLEHQRLHTGERPFTCSDCGKGFSQSSSLLTHQLVYAWDRPFTCSECGKGFTQSSMLQRHRFVHTGERPFICSECGKGFTQSPHFKKHQQVHSEQKLFDCSECGKGFTQSPHFKKHQQVHSE